The Akkermansia muciniphila genome contains a region encoding:
- a CDS encoding DciA family protein — protein sequence MPFPQSPYVPDRDRPDPYASPVRYEYLSRDEREVRQALADWFQVSPGTSETRNLHTAESLLGDILAKLPLDEEGMDPELLRKGWMAAAGPFLGQQANLLSIVKGVATVQVLQPAMRYHLQQWQGALLGKLKEQFGKNAVHSIRIRIG from the coding sequence ATGCCTTTTCCGCAGTCTCCATACGTCCCTGACCGGGACCGTCCGGATCCCTACGCCTCCCCTGTCCGGTATGAATACCTTTCCCGTGACGAACGGGAGGTGCGGCAGGCGCTGGCGGACTGGTTCCAGGTTTCCCCCGGAACCAGTGAGACGCGGAATCTCCATACGGCGGAGTCCCTGCTGGGGGATATTCTCGCCAAACTGCCCCTGGATGAAGAAGGGATGGATCCGGAACTTCTCCGGAAAGGCTGGATGGCCGCCGCAGGGCCCTTCCTGGGCCAGCAGGCCAACCTGCTGTCCATCGTCAAGGGAGTGGCTACCGTGCAAGTGCTCCAGCCCGCCATGCGCTACCACCTCCAGCAGTGGCAGGGCGCCCTGCTGGGGAAACTGAAGGAGCAGTTCGGCAAGAATGCCGTCCATTCCATCCGCATACGGATAGGATAA
- a CDS encoding N-acetyltransferase family protein encodes MDTCTPSQPLAGHRHGISLRAATERDAEALLSIYAPYVAATAVTFEYEIPSTEEFAARIRRVQEKYPWLVAEADGKILGYAYAGAFHERAAYEWDAELSVYVAPDRKRLGIGSRLYEALELILKEQGILNLYACIACPEKEDEYLAADSIRFHEKLGFHMAGKFHRCGYKFHRWYHVVWMEKHLGLHVENPPGVKSFGEIEPAAGRILEGC; translated from the coding sequence ATGGATACGTGCACGCCTTCACAGCCTCTTGCCGGACACAGGCACGGAATCAGCCTGCGGGCGGCAACGGAACGGGATGCGGAGGCGCTCCTGTCCATTTACGCGCCTTATGTGGCAGCTACGGCGGTTACCTTTGAATATGAAATTCCCTCCACGGAGGAATTTGCCGCACGGATCAGGCGCGTGCAGGAAAAATATCCCTGGCTGGTAGCGGAAGCGGACGGGAAAATTCTGGGATATGCCTATGCGGGCGCCTTTCATGAACGGGCGGCTTATGAGTGGGACGCGGAGCTTTCCGTCTATGTGGCTCCGGACAGAAAAAGACTGGGCATAGGCTCCAGGCTGTATGAAGCCCTGGAACTCATTCTGAAGGAGCAGGGAATCCTGAACCTGTACGCCTGCATTGCCTGTCCGGAGAAAGAGGATGAATACCTTGCCGCGGACAGCATCAGGTTTCATGAAAAGCTGGGTTTTCACATGGCGGGCAAATTCCACCGGTGCGGGTATAAATTCCACCGCTGGTACCACGTGGTCTGGATGGAAAAGCACCTCGGCCTTCATGTGGAGAACCCGCCCGGAGTCAAAAGCTTTGGAGAAATTGAACCCGCGGCCGGCAGGATACTGGAAGGATGCTAA
- a CDS encoding PEP-CTERM sorting domain-containing protein — MNTTFFLALSTAAALAASGAETWSSLDGIIPELKMGETAVTRINYSSGSALIANGGPSANNVQSVLGALDAGWYSGTRNNNTGTLASVTADGTTNLVSATGAGGGFTAVKFHEVSATTLAGYEALRISFDTGGLYDASRTGQPQNFSLWYSLGGEADSLLQAGSTISGLAGNVSNNSYGWTISKEEYGSLFDRGATFYLVMNTGVLNTSYAYQELAVSNFSMEGLLVPEPSSAAVTLLGLGVCVLRRKRR; from the coding sequence ATGAACACGACCTTCTTTCTGGCATTATCCACAGCGGCAGCCCTGGCGGCATCCGGAGCGGAAACATGGAGCTCCCTGGACGGAATCATTCCGGAACTGAAGATGGGGGAAACCGCGGTCACCCGCATTAATTATTCCTCCGGAAGCGCTCTGATCGCGAATGGAGGGCCCTCCGCAAATAACGTGCAGTCCGTCCTTGGCGCCCTGGACGCCGGATGGTATTCCGGCACCAGGAATAACAATACCGGTACGCTTGCTTCCGTGACGGCGGACGGCACTACCAACCTGGTTTCCGCCACCGGCGCAGGCGGAGGGTTTACCGCCGTCAAATTCCATGAAGTGTCCGCAACTACCCTGGCCGGATATGAAGCCCTGAGGATTTCCTTTGATACGGGAGGGCTTTACGACGCCAGCAGAACGGGACAGCCCCAGAATTTCAGCCTTTGGTACAGCCTGGGGGGAGAGGCAGATTCCCTTCTCCAGGCCGGGTCCACGATTTCCGGGCTGGCGGGGAATGTCAGCAACAATTCCTATGGCTGGACGATTTCCAAAGAGGAGTACGGCAGCTTGTTTGACCGGGGAGCCACCTTTTACCTGGTGATGAATACCGGCGTTCTTAATACCAGTTACGCTTACCAGGAGCTTGCCGTGAGCAATTTCAGCATGGAGGGCCTTTTGGTTCCGGAGCCTTCCTCCGCTGCCGTCACGCTGCTCGGGCTTGGTGTCTGCGTCCTCAGAAGGAAAAGAAGGTGA
- the polA gene encoding DNA polymerase I translates to MTDSPSKRLFILDGMALAYRAHFAFFSNPIRNSKGVNTSAVYGFANTLLGILEHERPTHIAACFDTSAPTERHQLYPAYKANRESMPEDLSAQMPLIFRLLEAMNIPILRYEGYEADDTIGTLARLADETKEFQTYMVSQDKDLGQLISPTCFLWRPGKRGNDHEVIDLEKLKENWGIERADQVIDILALMGDSSDNIPGIPGVGEKTAKLLIGEFGSVENLLSNTDKLKGKRRQMVEENGALATLSKQLATIDREVPLTVSLPDLVKKEPSPEDLLALLQELEFRAMQSKLFGKKAPEARKAPLPADDLFAPAGTPEPAAEAPAAPAQPRQQHEAGQMDLFEERHLKTADDFKHEYLIADTAEARAAMAVELEKHDSWCFKAEATGQNPLTDELRGIAFCAEPRKAWYLPVSGPEALEAVRPLLEGTAEKIGHHLKFDLEILRANGIRVKGPFFDTMLAHALIAPGMKHDLDLLAESFLQYSTIKLKDIAAPGARKRELDTSGISVEVMGKYSAEDADITLQLSGILKKQVKESGMQELFRTVELPLLPVLADMEFTGIRVLPESLEKASVKVGAIIDGLRERIEEAAGHPLNLNSPKQLGDFLFGELELVKKPKKTRTGQFVTDEDTLSALAPGHPIVADILAYRENMKLKSTYLDTLPKYICPRDGRIHTQFHQMLTTTGRLASQDPNLQNIPVRTEQGRLIRTAFVPASDEYTMLSADYSQIELRIMAALSGDPAMCEAFQAGRDIHTETAARVYGISRDEVEVTMRRAAKTVNFGIIYGISAFGLSQRLGCSRSEAATLIENYFTQFPVVKSFMENLVHKAEKTGYAETLLGRRRMIPEINSANKTIKSAAERTAINTPIQGTAADMIKIAMIHVNKLLEGTRSRLILQIHDELLVDLHKDETDLIPKIEEAMIGALPLPNGVPILVEARTGSNWLEAH, encoded by the coding sequence ATGACTGATTCCCCTTCCAAACGCCTTTTTATTCTGGATGGAATGGCTCTGGCTTATAGAGCCCATTTTGCCTTTTTCTCCAACCCCATCCGCAATTCCAAGGGAGTCAACACGTCCGCCGTGTACGGCTTTGCCAATACGCTGCTGGGCATTCTGGAGCATGAGCGGCCCACGCACATCGCGGCCTGCTTTGATACTTCCGCTCCCACGGAGCGCCACCAGCTTTACCCGGCCTACAAGGCCAACCGGGAATCCATGCCGGAGGATCTGAGCGCGCAGATGCCGCTGATTTTCCGGCTTCTGGAGGCCATGAATATTCCCATCCTGCGTTATGAGGGATATGAGGCGGACGATACGATAGGCACGCTGGCGCGCCTGGCGGACGAGACAAAGGAGTTCCAGACCTACATGGTCTCCCAGGACAAGGACCTGGGGCAGCTCATTTCCCCCACCTGCTTCCTGTGGCGTCCCGGCAAGCGGGGCAATGACCATGAGGTGATTGACCTGGAAAAGCTTAAAGAGAACTGGGGTATTGAACGCGCGGACCAGGTGATTGACATCCTGGCCCTGATGGGGGACAGCTCCGACAATATTCCGGGGATTCCCGGCGTGGGTGAAAAGACGGCCAAGCTGCTGATCGGGGAGTTCGGTTCCGTGGAAAACCTGCTGTCCAACACGGACAAGCTGAAGGGGAAACGCAGGCAGATGGTGGAGGAGAACGGCGCGCTGGCCACCCTTTCCAAGCAACTGGCCACCATTGACCGGGAAGTGCCCCTGACGGTAAGCCTGCCTGACCTGGTGAAGAAGGAACCGAGCCCGGAGGACCTGCTGGCCCTTCTCCAGGAGCTGGAATTCCGTGCCATGCAGTCCAAGCTGTTCGGTAAAAAAGCCCCGGAGGCCAGAAAAGCCCCCCTCCCCGCGGATGATCTGTTTGCTCCGGCCGGGACGCCGGAGCCCGCGGCGGAAGCGCCTGCCGCTCCCGCCCAGCCCAGGCAGCAGCATGAAGCGGGCCAAATGGATTTGTTTGAGGAACGCCATCTGAAAACGGCGGATGATTTCAAGCATGAATACCTTATTGCGGATACGGCGGAAGCCCGCGCCGCCATGGCGGTGGAACTGGAGAAGCATGATTCCTGGTGTTTCAAGGCGGAGGCCACGGGCCAGAATCCCCTGACGGACGAGCTGCGGGGAATCGCCTTCTGCGCGGAACCGCGCAAGGCATGGTACCTGCCCGTTTCCGGTCCGGAGGCTCTGGAAGCGGTGAGGCCGCTTCTGGAAGGCACTGCGGAAAAGATCGGCCACCACCTGAAGTTTGACTTGGAAATCCTGCGCGCCAACGGCATCCGGGTGAAGGGGCCCTTTTTTGACACGATGCTGGCCCATGCCCTGATCGCCCCCGGCATGAAGCATGACCTGGACCTTCTGGCGGAGAGCTTCCTGCAATATTCCACCATCAAGCTGAAGGACATCGCCGCGCCGGGAGCCAGGAAGCGGGAACTGGATACCAGCGGCATTTCCGTGGAAGTCATGGGCAAGTATTCCGCGGAGGACGCGGATATTACCCTCCAGCTTTCCGGCATCCTGAAAAAGCAGGTGAAGGAGAGCGGCATGCAGGAGCTCTTCCGCACGGTGGAACTGCCCCTGCTGCCCGTGCTGGCGGATATGGAGTTTACCGGAATACGCGTGCTTCCGGAGTCCCTGGAAAAGGCTTCCGTGAAGGTGGGCGCCATCATTGACGGCCTGCGGGAGAGGATTGAAGAAGCCGCGGGCCACCCCCTCAACCTGAATTCCCCCAAGCAGCTCGGAGATTTCCTGTTCGGGGAGCTGGAGCTGGTGAAGAAGCCCAAGAAGACGCGGACGGGCCAGTTCGTGACGGATGAAGACACCCTCTCCGCCCTGGCTCCCGGCCACCCCATTGTGGCGGATATCCTGGCCTACCGGGAGAACATGAAGCTGAAAAGCACGTACCTGGACACGCTGCCCAAGTACATCTGCCCGCGGGACGGCCGCATCCACACCCAGTTCCACCAGATGCTGACCACCACCGGGCGGCTGGCTTCCCAGGACCCCAACTTGCAGAATATTCCGGTAAGGACGGAACAGGGGCGCCTGATCCGCACGGCCTTCGTCCCCGCCTCTGATGAGTACACCATGCTTTCCGCGGACTATTCCCAGATTGAGCTGCGCATCATGGCGGCGCTTTCCGGAGACCCCGCCATGTGCGAGGCGTTCCAGGCCGGCAGGGACATTCACACGGAAACCGCGGCCAGGGTGTACGGCATTTCCCGCGACGAGGTGGAGGTGACCATGCGCCGCGCGGCCAAGACGGTGAACTTCGGCATCATTTACGGCATTTCCGCCTTCGGCCTTTCCCAGCGGCTGGGATGCTCCCGCAGTGAGGCCGCCACCCTGATTGAAAATTACTTCACCCAGTTCCCGGTGGTCAAGTCTTTCATGGAGAACCTGGTGCACAAGGCGGAAAAGACCGGTTACGCGGAAACGCTGCTGGGCCGCAGGAGGATGATTCCGGAAATCAATTCCGCCAACAAGACCATCAAGTCAGCCGCGGAGCGCACCGCCATCAACACCCCCATCCAGGGCACCGCGGCGGACATGATCAAGATAGCCATGATCCATGTGAACAAATTGCTGGAGGGAACCAGGTCCCGGCTGATCCTCCAGATTCACGATGAATTGCTGGTGGACCTGCACAAGGATGAAACGGACCTCATCCCCAAGATTGAGGAGGCCATGATCGGCGCCCTGCCCCTCCCCAACGGCGTCCCCATCCTGGTGGAGGCCAGAACGGGGAGCAACTGGCTGGAAGCCCACTGA
- a CDS encoding family 20 glycosylhydrolase, which translates to MRLASSLLLLASGLMLCSPSSYGDWTSPHPLQQEKAAPVPLIPFPAQVDWKPGTCPKKAPVSVKKNAALAKTLGKEGYELQIRPNGILIRAAADAGVFYARRTLDQLGAKGDYPCCDIKDSPAFAIRCFMHDVGRNFRPIETLKADIDEMARLKINAFHWHLTDYPAWRIQCKKYPVLNDPSKRIKGRDVNDTYTYDQIRDLFRYAKKRHIQIIPEIDMPGHSTYFQNCFGFPMHDPRGAKILEELLEEFCREIPVEMSPYLHIGADEIHIPNGKQFADRMAAKVKSLGRQPIQWAGNNDLPVSGDSYAQLWNDENSVGLPNPAKQKNPYFDSTAGYINSFDPGILVRRNFFRQPCGTAKSDDHSLGVIQCLWPDTRVEDKKNIPIQSPQWPAMFAMAERSWKGIPEDGSRFAGKLPEKDTEAYQAFSLFEKRMEALAGNKPFPYWRDSFVEWTVSGPVPKDRQEEVRNGLLAAKSPAGVEQIQARGGNLYFRTRAGAEGLFSKTKPGNTAWAETTFYAPRAGTMYAMVGFDAPARSTRRCSGVPAAGEWSQCGTRIWVNGKEVKNPQTYKLAGQRRYEKHTWNSPANEISFDNEEFWWARPPVPFQVKAGENKILIEQPYTGSFQSWGVSFIPVKKSGDRWVADPSYYVKARGEK; encoded by the coding sequence ATGCGACTGGCATCCTCCCTCCTTTTGCTGGCATCAGGCCTGATGCTCTGTTCCCCCTCTTCCTACGGAGACTGGACTTCCCCGCACCCCCTCCAGCAGGAAAAAGCCGCACCGGTGCCCCTCATCCCCTTCCCGGCCCAGGTAGACTGGAAACCGGGAACATGCCCTAAAAAAGCGCCCGTTTCCGTGAAAAAGAACGCCGCCCTGGCTAAAACGCTGGGCAAGGAAGGCTACGAGCTCCAGATCCGCCCCAACGGCATCCTGATCAGGGCGGCTGCCGACGCAGGCGTTTTTTATGCCCGCAGGACGCTGGACCAGCTGGGCGCCAAGGGGGATTACCCGTGCTGCGACATCAAGGACAGCCCGGCATTCGCCATCCGCTGCTTCATGCACGACGTAGGCCGCAATTTCCGGCCCATTGAAACGCTCAAGGCGGACATTGACGAGATGGCCCGGCTCAAGATAAACGCCTTCCACTGGCACCTGACGGACTACCCCGCATGGCGCATCCAGTGCAAGAAGTACCCTGTTTTAAATGATCCCTCCAAGAGGATCAAGGGGCGGGACGTCAACGACACTTATACCTACGACCAGATCCGGGACCTGTTCCGGTACGCCAAAAAGCGCCACATCCAGATCATTCCGGAAATCGACATGCCGGGGCACAGCACCTATTTCCAGAATTGCTTCGGCTTTCCGATGCACGACCCCAGGGGCGCCAAGATTCTGGAGGAACTGCTGGAAGAATTCTGCCGGGAAATTCCGGTGGAAATGTCCCCCTACCTCCACATAGGCGCGGATGAAATCCACATCCCCAACGGGAAGCAGTTTGCGGACCGGATGGCGGCCAAGGTCAAATCTTTGGGACGCCAGCCCATCCAGTGGGCGGGCAATAACGACCTGCCCGTTTCCGGTGACAGTTACGCCCAGTTGTGGAATGACGAGAATTCCGTAGGCCTGCCGAACCCCGCCAAGCAGAAGAATCCCTATTTTGACTCCACGGCAGGCTACATCAATTCCTTTGACCCCGGCATCCTGGTGCGCAGGAATTTCTTCCGCCAGCCCTGCGGAACGGCGAAGAGCGACGACCATTCCCTGGGCGTCATCCAGTGCCTGTGGCCGGATACCCGGGTGGAGGACAAGAAGAACATCCCCATCCAGAGTCCCCAGTGGCCGGCCATGTTCGCCATGGCGGAACGCAGCTGGAAGGGCATTCCGGAGGACGGCTCCCGCTTTGCCGGAAAATTGCCGGAAAAGGATACGGAGGCCTATCAGGCCTTCTCCCTGTTTGAAAAACGCATGGAAGCCCTGGCCGGAAACAAGCCCTTCCCCTACTGGCGGGATTCCTTTGTGGAATGGACCGTGTCCGGCCCCGTTCCGAAAGACAGGCAGGAGGAAGTGAGGAACGGCCTGCTGGCCGCAAAATCCCCCGCGGGCGTGGAGCAGATCCAGGCGCGCGGCGGCAACCTGTATTTCCGCACGCGTGCGGGAGCGGAAGGCCTGTTCTCCAAGACCAAGCCGGGCAATACCGCCTGGGCGGAGACGACCTTTTACGCGCCCAGGGCAGGCACCATGTACGCCATGGTAGGCTTTGACGCTCCGGCCCGCTCCACACGGCGCTGTTCCGGCGTTCCAGCTGCCGGGGAGTGGTCCCAGTGCGGCACCAGGATATGGGTGAACGGCAAGGAAGTGAAAAACCCCCAGACCTATAAGCTGGCAGGACAGCGGCGTTATGAAAAGCACACCTGGAATTCTCCTGCCAATGAAATATCCTTTGACAATGAGGAATTCTGGTGGGCACGGCCTCCGGTCCCCTTCCAGGTAAAGGCCGGGGAAAATAAAATCCTGATTGAACAGCCGTACACGGGCAGCTTCCAGTCCTGGGGAGTCAGCTTCATTCCGGTGAAAAAATCGGGAGACCGCTGGGTTGCCGATCCAAGCTATTACGTCAAGGCCAGGGGGGAAAAGTAG
- a CDS encoding acyltransferase family protein, with translation MTALPATPVFQGRLPWVEIARLLATLVVVMQHIPSAGFPPNQWLIGPALAVFFLLAGYFSAPRLLGAGAAKWTAGRLMSLLRPYLFWCAAYWLLAGMPVSPGALASVFGLGACPMLTPMWFLRDLMIFTLAAFLLSRVRWALYTLGLLCLFLNRWDDSLAWPSPYMFGDFVLGLLLASSVPDCLNRWEKLPLAVHGSILLACAALVWASCTDTFPVPAAAFSGLAVLAFLSFGIVLKTVNSGAARRMAEWASGSFFVYCSHIFVLIALTGVEMCFPSPWPAWAWWCLAPVVYMLARGVYLFIKRYFPRALILMTGGK, from the coding sequence ATGACCGCTCTCCCCGCCACCCCTGTCTTTCAGGGCCGTTTGCCCTGGGTGGAGATTGCGCGCCTGCTGGCCACGCTGGTGGTTGTCATGCAGCATATCCCTTCCGCGGGATTCCCTCCCAACCAATGGCTGATCGGGCCTGCGCTGGCGGTGTTTTTCCTGCTGGCGGGGTATTTTTCCGCGCCACGCCTGCTGGGGGCGGGCGCGGCCAAATGGACCGCCGGGCGGCTGATGTCCCTGCTGCGCCCGTACCTGTTCTGGTGTGCGGCCTACTGGCTGCTGGCGGGAATGCCCGTTTCTCCCGGCGCGCTGGCTTCCGTATTCGGCCTGGGGGCGTGCCCCATGCTCACCCCCATGTGGTTTTTGCGTGACCTGATGATATTCACGCTGGCCGCGTTTCTTCTTTCCAGGGTCCGCTGGGCTCTTTACACGCTGGGCCTGTTGTGCCTTTTCCTGAACCGGTGGGATGATTCCCTGGCATGGCCCAGCCCCTACATGTTCGGGGATTTTGTGCTCGGCCTCCTGCTGGCGTCTTCCGTGCCGGACTGCCTGAACCGCTGGGAAAAACTGCCCCTGGCCGTCCACGGCTCCATTCTGCTGGCCTGTGCTGCGCTGGTCTGGGCAAGCTGTACGGATACCTTCCCGGTTCCGGCCGCTGCTTTTTCAGGGCTGGCCGTGCTGGCCTTCCTGAGCTTCGGGATAGTGCTGAAAACCGTCAATTCAGGAGCGGCGCGGCGCATGGCAGAATGGGCCTCCGGCAGCTTCTTCGTGTATTGCTCCCATATCTTTGTGCTGATTGCCCTGACGGGCGTGGAAATGTGCTTCCCGTCTCCATGGCCCGCCTGGGCGTGGTGGTGCCTGGCGCCTGTGGTTTACATGCTGGCGCGTGGCGTTTATTTGTTCATCAAGCGGTATTTCCCGCGCGCCCTCATCCTGATGACCGGGGGGAAATGA
- a CDS encoding phosphoribosyltransferase family protein → MTYTITPLIGEQAINDRVKELAASIDADMAGRNYVLLLLLKGALPFATLLTGHLKSRPAVKAVKVTSYAGMAASGSIVWEGDCGSFHPEEPVLVVDDVLDTGATLAEVCRELKNRGVKRVLTAVAVDKHCCRKVPFEADYVAFTWGNDFLVGFGMDLDGRYRELPYIGKVDMN, encoded by the coding sequence ATGACTTACACCATCACTCCCTTGATTGGGGAGCAGGCCATCAATGACCGCGTCAAGGAACTGGCCGCTTCCATTGACGCCGACATGGCGGGGCGGAACTACGTCCTGCTCCTGTTGTTGAAAGGCGCCCTTCCTTTCGCGACCCTGCTGACGGGGCATTTGAAATCCCGTCCTGCGGTGAAAGCCGTCAAAGTCACCAGCTATGCGGGAATGGCGGCCTCCGGCTCCATTGTCTGGGAGGGTGACTGCGGTTCCTTCCATCCGGAGGAACCCGTTCTGGTGGTGGACGACGTGCTGGACACGGGTGCCACGCTTGCTGAAGTCTGCCGGGAATTGAAAAACAGGGGCGTGAAGCGGGTGCTCACCGCCGTGGCCGTGGACAAGCATTGCTGCCGCAAAGTGCCCTTTGAGGCTGATTACGTCGCTTTTACCTGGGGAAATGACTTCCTGGTGGGGTTCGGAATGGACCTGGACGGGCGTTACCGGGAATTGCCCTATATCGGAAAAGTGGACATGAATTGA
- a CDS encoding sulfatase-like hydrolase/transferase produces MRSKHLFPLLAFLLAVPFATAAQRPNVILILMDDMGWGDLPSCQDQRMKEGLPAMDNPGLRSLAREGMTLTRHYSSAPLCAPARGSLFTGVHQGHAKVIRDRSFDLPIENAPTLGTVMQSAGYRTALIGKWGIGGGREHAGTPQESTAYPTKRGFDYYFGYLDHVSGHHHYPKEDPNPISPTKRSGIWDGDKCITADCDKAYSVDLLTARAKKWMIDTNRQNPRQPFFLALTHIAPHSQLQIPTGPYPEGRGVKGGVQWLGKPHKLVNTAEGKINSYIYPRYADKKWPMAQKRYATMIARLSDSFEDLIQTLKDLNIDKNTVIIMTSDNGPHDEGGQNPQFFRNYGPFDGIKQDAWEGGFRVPAIVRWPGHVPAGSVSDHPSQFHDWMATLAAIGGVRAPFRSDGVSLLPTLLNKGAQPESRLYMEYSAKMSQSKKTTPGYKDFLPSRRNAVRGDEQMVYIGKYKGVRTNIQSHADPFEIYDTAKDPAERHDLKDTPEGKKMQPVMHDRVLRMRRIYDYTHPERGTFAQRPYDEEPVPALRKEEMPGKLVPLTAQSAQGVLRKGGSMKRVLYLNVPETGKYVFFMKTPAKKGAMAFVRLHDAHLLDAEYGYRPGAEVSSSMGENTTEGAPDQTGRKPIPLEKGWHPLLVETEGFSELPTLFWQKEGGKKEAIPARAFRVAAP; encoded by the coding sequence ATGAGAAGTAAACATTTATTCCCCCTGCTGGCTTTTCTGCTGGCGGTTCCTTTCGCCACGGCCGCCCAGCGGCCCAATGTCATTCTCATCCTGATGGATGACATGGGCTGGGGGGATCTGCCCTCCTGCCAGGACCAGCGCATGAAGGAGGGGCTTCCCGCCATGGACAACCCCGGCCTGCGCTCCCTGGCCAGAGAGGGAATGACGCTGACGCGCCATTATTCCTCCGCCCCGCTCTGTGCCCCCGCCCGGGGCTCCCTGTTCACGGGCGTGCACCAGGGCCATGCCAAGGTGATCCGGGACAGGTCCTTTGACCTGCCCATTGAAAATGCCCCCACCCTCGGCACGGTCATGCAGTCCGCCGGGTACAGGACGGCTCTCATCGGCAAATGGGGGATAGGCGGCGGCCGGGAGCATGCGGGCACCCCGCAGGAATCCACGGCCTACCCCACCAAACGCGGCTTTGACTATTACTTCGGCTACCTGGACCACGTCAGCGGCCACCACCATTATCCCAAGGAAGACCCCAATCCCATTTCTCCGACCAAAAGAAGCGGCATCTGGGACGGGGACAAGTGCATTACGGCGGATTGCGACAAGGCCTATTCCGTGGACCTGCTGACGGCCCGCGCCAAAAAATGGATGATAGACACAAACCGCCAGAATCCCCGCCAGCCCTTCTTTCTGGCGCTGACCCACATCGCCCCCCACTCCCAGCTTCAAATACCCACCGGCCCGTATCCGGAAGGCCGGGGCGTGAAAGGCGGCGTGCAGTGGCTGGGGAAGCCCCACAAACTGGTCAACACCGCGGAGGGCAAGATCAACTCCTACATCTATCCGCGCTATGCGGACAAGAAATGGCCCATGGCGCAGAAGAGGTACGCCACCATGATCGCTCGCCTGAGCGATTCTTTTGAAGACCTCATCCAGACCCTGAAGGACCTGAACATTGACAAGAACACCGTCATCATCATGACGTCCGACAACGGGCCCCATGACGAGGGCGGCCAGAATCCGCAGTTTTTCCGCAATTACGGGCCTTTTGACGGCATCAAGCAGGATGCGTGGGAGGGCGGCTTCCGCGTTCCTGCCATCGTGCGCTGGCCCGGCCACGTTCCGGCCGGTTCCGTAAGCGACCATCCGTCCCAGTTCCACGACTGGATGGCGACGCTGGCCGCCATCGGCGGCGTCAGGGCGCCCTTCCGCAGCGACGGCGTTTCCCTGCTCCCCACTCTGCTGAACAAGGGGGCCCAGCCGGAAAGCCGCCTGTACATGGAGTACAGCGCCAAGATGTCCCAGAGCAAGAAGACGACGCCCGGCTACAAGGACTTCCTGCCGTCCAGGAGGAACGCCGTCCGTGGTGACGAACAGATGGTTTACATTGGCAAATACAAGGGGGTGCGCACCAACATCCAGTCCCATGCGGACCCGTTTGAGATTTACGATACCGCGAAGGACCCGGCGGAACGCCATGACCTGAAAGACACGCCGGAAGGCAAAAAGATGCAGCCCGTCATGCATGACAGGGTGCTGAGGATGCGGCGCATTTACGATTACACCCACCCGGAACGCGGCACCTTTGCCCAGCGGCCCTATGATGAAGAACCCGTTCCGGCCCTCAGGAAGGAGGAGATGCCCGGAAAACTGGTTCCCCTGACGGCGCAATCCGCCCAGGGCGTCCTCCGGAAGGGCGGCAGCATGAAAAGAGTGCTTTACCTGAACGTTCCGGAAACGGGGAAATACGTCTTTTTCATGAAAACTCCGGCCAAAAAGGGGGCCATGGCATTCGTCAGGCTGCACGACGCTCACCTGCTGGATGCGGAATACGGCTACAGGCCCGGCGCGGAGGTATCCTCCTCCATGGGGGAAAATACCACGGAAGGCGCGCCTGACCAAACGGGCCGGAAACCCATCCCGCTGGAAAAGGGCTGGCATCCCCTCCTGGTGGAGACGGAAGGCTTTTCCGAGCTTCCCACCCTCTTCTGGCAGAAGGAAGGCGGCAAAAAAGAGGCCATTCCGGCCCGGGCCTTCCGCGTGGCGGCCCCCTGA
- a CDS encoding ferredoxin, with amino-acid sequence MADIDEKTPLNVPGKFYVDSSCIDCDLCRETAPENFGRDDDEGVSYVKKQPDNDEETAACVEAMEGCPVEAIGDDGE; translated from the coding sequence ATGGCAGATATCGACGAAAAAACACCTCTTAACGTCCCCGGCAAGTTTTACGTGGACAGCTCCTGCATTGACTGCGACCTTTGCCGTGAAACGGCTCCGGAAAACTTTGGCAGGGATGATGACGAAGGCGTCTCCTACGTCAAGAAGCAGCCTGACAACGACGAAGAAACGGCTGCCTGCGTGGAAGCCATGGAAGGCTGCCCCGTGGAAGCCATCGGTGACGACGGCGAATAA